The following proteins come from a genomic window of Rhodoligotrophos sp. CJ14:
- the rpoC gene encoding DNA-directed RNA polymerase subunit beta' encodes MNQEVMNIFSPGSPPATFDSIKISIASPEKILSWSYGEIKKPETINYRTFKPERDGLFCARIFGPIKDYECLCGKYKRMKYKGVICEKCGVEVTLSRVRRERMGHIELAAPVAHIWFLKSLPSRISLLLDMTLKEIERVLYFENYIVLEPGLTPLKPRQLLTEDEYIAYQDEYGEDAFTASIGAEAIRDLLREIDLDKLSDSLRQEIAESTSELKPKKLAKRLKLVEAFIESGNRPEWMILTVVPVIPPELRPLVPLDGGRFATSDLNDLYRRVINRNNRLKRLIELKAPDIIIRNEKRMLQEAVDALFDNGRRGRVLTGANKRPLKSLSDMLKGKQGRFRQNLLGKRVDYSGRSVIVVGPELKLHQCGLPKKMALELFKPFIYSRLDAKGLAATVKQAKKLVEKEKPEVWDILDEVIREHPILLNRAPTLHRLGIQAFEPVLIEGKAIQLHPLVCAAFNADFDGDQMAVHVPLSLEAQLEARVLMMSTNNVLHPANGQPIIVPSQDIVLGLYYLSLMRQNEPGEGMAFANLAEIDHALEAKIITLHSKIKARFTSVDADGNEVTKIYETTPGRMKIGALLPKRPGITYDLCNKLLTKREISRMIDAVYRHCGQKESVIFCDQIMGLGFYNAFKAGISFGKDDMVIPETKEKLVEETRQLVKEYEQQYVDGLITQGEKYNKVVDAWAKCTDKVADEMMARISAVEFEPENGREKPINSIYMMAHSGARGSPAQMKQLSGMRGLMAKPSGEIIETPIISNFKEGLTVLEYFNSTHGARKGLADTALKTANSGYLTRRLVDVAQDSIITEPDCGTEDSITTSPLIDAGEVVVSLGTRVLGRTAAEDVIDPGTGTVIVPKNNEIMEEHLEAIERSGLQQIRIRSVLTCATKFGVCAKCYGRDLARGTPVNMGEAVGVIAAQSIGEPGTQLTMRTFHIGGTAQVLNESFLESAHEGTVKIRNPNIGRDSAGRYVVMGRNTSIAIVDDNGVERAHHKVMYGTRLHVADGDKVKRGTRLAEWDPYTRPILTEIDGTVDFEDVVEGISVKEVADEATGITSRVIMDWRSSPRGSDLRPAMVIKDKDGNIAKLPRGGEARYLLSVDAVLSVDPGAQVKSGDVLARISTESAKTRDITGGLPRVAELFEARRPKDHAIIAEISGTVQFGRDYKNKRRIRIEPDDANLEPVEYLIPKGKHLPVQEGDHIDKGEYLMDGNPAPHDILAIKGIEELATFLINEIQEVYRLQGVMINDKHIEVIVRQMLQKVEIESSGDSLLLPGEQVDRIELDEINEKLLAEGKQPASGKPVLLGITKASLQTRSFVSAASFQETTRVLTEAAVNGKTDLLEGLKENVIVGRLIPAGTGRMLSRYKQVADKRDQLILDERRKGEAPALPASSNPVADPFPSAQEQSV; translated from the coding sequence ATGAATCAAGAGGTCATGAACATTTTCAGTCCCGGAAGCCCTCCGGCGACCTTTGACTCGATCAAGATCTCGATCGCGTCTCCTGAGAAGATCCTGTCCTGGTCCTACGGAGAGATTAAGAAGCCGGAGACGATCAACTACCGGACGTTCAAGCCCGAGCGCGACGGCCTGTTCTGCGCCCGGATCTTCGGCCCTATCAAGGATTATGAGTGCTTGTGCGGCAAGTACAAGCGCATGAAGTACAAGGGCGTGATCTGCGAGAAATGCGGCGTCGAGGTGACGTTGAGCCGCGTGCGCCGCGAGCGCATGGGCCATATCGAGCTGGCCGCGCCCGTTGCCCATATCTGGTTCCTGAAGTCTCTGCCGAGCCGCATCTCGCTCCTCCTCGACATGACGCTCAAGGAGATCGAGCGGGTTCTTTATTTCGAGAACTATATCGTCCTTGAGCCGGGCCTGACGCCGCTGAAGCCGCGCCAGCTCCTGACCGAGGACGAATATATCGCCTATCAGGATGAATATGGCGAGGATGCCTTTACAGCTTCGATCGGTGCTGAAGCGATCCGTGATCTCCTGCGGGAAATCGATCTCGACAAGCTCAGTGACAGCCTGCGCCAGGAGATTGCCGAGTCGACCTCGGAACTCAAGCCGAAGAAGCTTGCCAAGCGCCTGAAGCTGGTTGAGGCCTTCATCGAATCCGGCAACCGGCCGGAATGGATGATCCTCACCGTGGTGCCGGTCATTCCACCGGAGCTGCGCCCCCTGGTGCCGCTCGATGGCGGTCGCTTTGCGACTTCCGACCTGAATGATCTCTATCGCCGCGTCATCAACCGCAACAACCGTCTGAAGCGGCTGATCGAGCTCAAGGCGCCGGACATCATCATCCGCAACGAGAAGCGCATGCTTCAAGAAGCGGTGGACGCGCTGTTCGACAACGGCCGCCGTGGCCGTGTGCTCACCGGTGCCAACAAGCGCCCCCTGAAGTCGCTCTCCGACATGCTGAAGGGCAAGCAGGGCCGGTTCCGCCAGAACCTGCTCGGCAAGCGCGTCGACTATTCCGGTCGTTCCGTGATCGTGGTCGGCCCCGAGCTCAAGCTGCATCAATGCGGTCTGCCGAAGAAGATGGCGCTCGAGCTGTTCAAGCCCTTCATCTATTCGAGGCTTGATGCGAAGGGCCTGGCCGCAACGGTCAAGCAGGCGAAGAAGCTGGTCGAGAAGGAGAAGCCCGAGGTCTGGGACATCCTGGACGAGGTCATCCGCGAGCATCCGATCCTGTTGAACCGTGCGCCGACCCTGCACCGTCTCGGCATTCAGGCCTTCGAGCCCGTGCTGATTGAGGGCAAGGCGATCCAGCTGCATCCGCTGGTCTGCGCGGCGTTCAACGCGGATTTCGACGGCGACCAGATGGCCGTGCACGTGCCCCTATCGCTTGAAGCACAGCTTGAAGCGCGCGTGCTGATGATGTCCACCAACAACGTGCTGCACCCAGCCAATGGTCAGCCGATCATCGTGCCGAGCCAGGACATTGTGCTTGGGCTCTATTACCTGTCGCTGATGCGGCAGAATGAGCCGGGCGAGGGCATGGCTTTTGCCAATCTGGCGGAAATCGACCACGCGCTGGAAGCGAAGATCATCACCCTGCATTCGAAGATTAAGGCGCGCTTCACCTCCGTCGATGCCGACGGCAATGAGGTGACCAAGATCTACGAGACCACGCCGGGCCGGATGAAGATCGGCGCGCTTCTGCCGAAGCGTCCGGGCATCACCTATGATCTCTGCAACAAGCTGCTCACCAAGCGTGAGATCAGCCGCATGATCGATGCCGTCTATCGCCATTGCGGTCAGAAGGAATCGGTCATCTTCTGTGACCAGATCATGGGCCTTGGCTTCTACAACGCCTTCAAGGCTGGCATTTCCTTCGGCAAGGATGACATGGTCATTCCCGAGACGAAGGAGAAGCTCGTCGAGGAGACCCGGCAGCTCGTCAAGGAATACGAGCAGCAATATGTTGATGGCCTGATCACCCAGGGTGAGAAATACAACAAGGTCGTCGATGCCTGGGCCAAGTGCACCGATAAGGTGGCCGACGAAATGATGGCGCGGATCTCGGCCGTCGAGTTCGAGCCCGAGAACGGTCGCGAGAAGCCGATCAACTCCATCTATATGATGGCCCATTCGGGCGCCCGTGGTTCACCGGCGCAGATGAAGCAGCTCTCCGGCATGCGCGGCCTGATGGCCAAGCCGAGTGGCGAGATCATCGAGACGCCGATCATCTCGAACTTCAAGGAAGGCCTGACCGTTCTCGAGTACTTCAACTCGACTCACGGTGCCCGTAAGGGCCTCGCGGACACCGCCTTGAAGACGGCGAACTCGGGCTATCTCACGCGCCGGCTGGTGGACGTCGCTCAGGATTCGATCATTACCGAACCCGATTGCGGCACTGAAGACAGCATCACCACGAGCCCGCTCATCGATGCGGGTGAGGTGGTTGTCTCGCTCGGCACTCGCGTGCTCGGCCGCACCGCCGCGGAGGACGTGATCGATCCGGGCACCGGTACGGTGATCGTGCCGAAGAACAACGAGATCATGGAGGAGCATCTCGAGGCCATTGAGCGCTCGGGCCTCCAGCAGATCCGTATTCGTTCGGTATTGACCTGTGCCACCAAGTTCGGTGTTTGCGCCAAGTGCTATGGTCGCGACCTTGCGCGCGGCACGCCCGTCAATATGGGCGAGGCCGTGGGTGTCATCGCGGCCCAGTCGATTGGCGAGCCGGGCACCCAGCTCACCATGCGCACCTTCCATATCGGCGGCACCGCCCAGGTGCTGAACGAATCCTTCCTGGAATCTGCGCATGAGGGCACGGTGAAGATCCGCAACCCCAATATCGGCCGTGACAGCGCGGGTCGGTATGTGGTCATGGGCCGGAATACCTCGATTGCCATCGTCGACGACAATGGCGTGGAACGTGCGCACCACAAGGTGATGTACGGCACGCGTCTGCACGTGGCTGACGGCGACAAGGTCAAGCGCGGCACGCGGCTCGCGGAATGGGATCCCTATACCCGTCCCATTCTCACCGAGATCGACGGCACCGTGGACTTCGAGGATGTCGTCGAGGGCATCTCCGTCAAGGAGGTGGCGGACGAGGCGACCGGTATCACCAGCCGTGTGATCATGGACTGGCGGTCATCGCCGCGAGGCAGTGATCTGCGTCCAGCCATGGTGATCAAGGACAAGGACGGCAATATCGCCAAGCTGCCGCGCGGTGGCGAGGCGCGCTATCTCCTGTCCGTGGACGCCGTGCTGTCGGTTGATCCCGGTGCACAGGTGAAGTCGGGCGATGTGCTGGCGCGCATCTCGACGGAAAGTGCCAAGACCCGTGACATCACCGGCGGTCTGCCGCGGGTGGCGGAACTGTTCGAGGCCCGCCGTCCGAAGGATCACGCCATCATCGCCGAGATTTCGGGCACCGTGCAGTTCGGTCGCGATTACAAGAATAAGCGCCGGATCCGGATCGAGCCTGATGACGCCAATCTCGAGCCTGTCGAATACCTGATCCCCAAAGGCAAGCATCTGCCTGTCCAGGAGGGCGACCACATCGACAAGGGCGAATATCTGATGGACGGCAACCCCGCCCCGCATGACATCCTGGCGATCAAAGGGATCGAGGAGCTCGCAACCTTCCTCATCAACGAGATCCAGGAGGTCTACCGGCTGCAGGGGGTGATGATCAACGATAAGCATATCGAGGTCATCGTCCGCCAGATGCTGCAGAAGGTCGAGATCGAGAGCAGCGGCGACAGCCTGCTTCTGCCTGGCGAGCAGGTGGACCGCATCGAGCTTGATGAGATCAACGAGAAGCTGCTGGCCGAGGGTAAGCAACCCGCCTCCGGCAAGCCGGTTCTGCTTGGCATCACCAAGGCTTCGCTCCAGACCCGTTCCTTCGTGTCCGCGGCCTCTTTCCAGGAGACCACCCGCGTCCTCACGGAGGCGGCGGTCAATGGCAAGACGGACTTGCTCGAGGGCCTGAAGGAGAACGTGATTGTCGGTCGGCTGATCCCGGCGGGCACCGGGCGGATGCTATCGCGTTACAAGCAGGTTGCCGATAAGCGCGATCAGCTTATTCTGGATGAGCGGCGGAAAGGCGAAGCGCCCGCCCTTCCGGCATCGTCTAACCCGGTTGCAGACCCCTTTCCCTCCGCTCAGGAGCAATCGGTCTGA
- a CDS encoding VOC family protein: protein MKVHGKIWWNELLTWNAESAKSFYADIMGWSYRPLELADKSIYWIAMKDGAPVCGIYQMSSPVFDGTPNFWISCIAVDDINRAVQHANSVGGRLMHGPFHSDYIGEVALVTDGGGAVVAFVQPKSDAGPA, encoded by the coding sequence ATGAAAGTCCATGGTAAGATTTGGTGGAACGAGCTTCTCACCTGGAATGCCGAGTCCGCCAAATCATTTTATGCTGATATTATGGGGTGGAGCTACCGACCGCTCGAGCTTGCCGACAAAAGCATTTACTGGATCGCCATGAAGGATGGTGCGCCAGTCTGCGGTATCTACCAGATGAGTTCGCCAGTCTTCGACGGCACTCCGAATTTCTGGATATCCTGTATCGCAGTAGACGACATCAACCGCGCCGTACAACACGCCAATTCCGTCGGCGGAAGGCTCATGCACGGCCCGTTCCACAGCGACTATATCGGAGAGGTGGCGCTGGTGACGGATGGGGGCGGCGCCGTGGTGGCTTTCGTCCAGCCCAAGTCGGATGCCGGACCGGCTTAA
- the rpsL gene encoding 30S ribosomal protein S12 has protein sequence MPTINQLIRKPRAPLGKRNKVPAMEACPQKRGVCTRVYTTTPKKPNSALRKVAKVRLTNQYEVVTYIPGEGHNLQEHSVVLIRGGRVKDLPGVRYHIIRGVLDTQGVNARRQRRSKYGAKRPK, from the coding sequence ATGCCAACGATCAACCAGCTTATCCGCAAGCCCCGGGCCCCCCTCGGCAAGCGAAATAAAGTTCCGGCCATGGAGGCCTGCCCGCAGAAGCGGGGCGTGTGCACCCGTGTGTATACGACGACGCCGAAGAAGCCGAACTCGGCGCTGCGTAAGGTGGCGAAGGTTCGTCTGACGAACCAGTACGAGGTTGTGACCTATATTCCGGGCGAGGGGCACAATCTGCAGGAGCACTCGGTGGTTCTGATCCGCGGTGGCCGCGTGAAGGATCTTCCAGGTGTGCGCTATCACATCATCCGTGGTGTGCTCGACACCCAAGGTGTCAATGCCCGCCGTCAGCGCCGGTCGAAATACGGCGCGAAGCGGCCGAAGTGA
- the rpsG gene encoding 30S ribosomal protein S7, with product MSRRRGADKREINPDPKFGDLVVSKFMNNLMRDGKKSVAEGIVYGAFEKIEQRAKTDPVGVFHQALGNVSPAIEVRSRRVGGATYQVPVEVRFERRQALAIRWIITAARARNENTMVDRLSAELLDAANNRGAAVKKREDTHRMAEANRAFSHYRW from the coding sequence ATGTCACGTCGTCGCGGCGCAGACAAGCGGGAGATCAATCCGGATCCGAAATTCGGTGATCTCGTCGTATCCAAGTTCATGAACAACCTGATGCGGGACGGAAAGAAATCCGTCGCCGAAGGGATTGTCTATGGCGCCTTCGAGAAGATCGAGCAGCGTGCCAAGACCGATCCGGTCGGCGTTTTTCATCAGGCGCTGGGCAATGTCAGCCCGGCGATCGAGGTGCGCTCTCGCCGCGTTGGCGGTGCGACTTATCAGGTGCCGGTTGAGGTTCGCTTTGAGCGCCGCCAGGCCCTGGCCATCCGCTGGATCATCACGGCGGCGCGCGCTCGAAACGAAAACACTATGGTCGATCGGCTCTCGGCCGAGCTTCTTGACGCAGCAAACAATCGCGGCGCCGCGGTGAAGAAGCGCGAAGACACGCACCGGATGGCAGAAGCCAACCGCGCCTTCTCGCATTACCGCTGGTAA